Part of the uncultured Anaeromusa sp. genome is shown below.
ATACGCAGATGCCCAGGGCCTGCGGTCGATGGTCATCACGCTGGGCGCTCGCGGGGCCGTCTATTATGATGCGGTTCACCAAGAAATGGGGTATCAGCCGGTATTTAAGACCGATGTGGTTGATTCAACCGGCGCAGGAGACGCCTTTTTTTCCGGCGCCGTCTATGGCTTGGCTGCAGGAAAAACACTAGGACAGGCGGTTGTCTGCGGCACCCAGGTTGCGGCTTGGACCATTGCGTGTGCAGAAAATACCTGCCCTGATTTGCCGAAAAGAAAAGGATATTCGGCGCTTTTTAGAAAGTGAGGAGTACGATGGAAGATGTGATTGCCGGACGTAACAGCGTTGGCGAAGCGCTAAAAAGCGGCCGCCCCTTAAATAAACTGCTCATCGCCAAAGGTGAGCGGCAGGGTTCCCTTAGAGAATTGGCGGGAATTGCCAAAGATAAAGGCATTCTGATACAGGAAGTCGAGCCGCAGCGGCTGGCTCAACTGGCTCCCGGACAACGGCATCAAGGCGTAGTGGCGATGGCCTCGCCAGTAGAGTATGCGGAAGTGGAGGACATTTTAGCAGCGGCTGAAGCAAAGGGAGAAGCGCCCTTGCTTGTGGTTCTGGATGAACTAGAGGACCCCCATAATTTAGGGGCTGTTTTGCGCAGCGTCGACGCCGCTGGAGCCCATGGAGTCATTATTCCCAAACGGCGCAGCTGTCCTTTGTCGACGACGGTAGCCAAAACGTCCGCCGGTGCGGTGGAATATGTGCCTGTTGCCAGGGTGTCTAATTTAGCGCAGACTCTGGATAAATTGAAAAAAGCCGGCATTTGGGTAGCGGGCTGCGACATGGACGGCACGGAAAATTATTTTGAAGCATCTCTTAAGGGGCCGTTGGCCTTGGTAATCGGGGGCGAAGGAAGAGGGCTGGGGCGTCTCGTGAAAGAGCATTGCGATTTTTTAGTACGTATTCCCATGCAGGGACATGTTAATTCACTAAATGCGTCGGTAGCCTGCTCTCTTGTTTTGTATGAAGCTGTGCGGCAGCGTCTGCAAAGCGTCTGATTCACAAATGCAGTCTTGCTTGACGCTGGCCGCAGGAATACGGTATAATTTTTTTACTGGTAGAAGTTCGGTTATTGATGAGGGATTATTGTCTGACACGCCCTCGAAACACCTTGAGCAGTCGTCGCCAGAAATACCGTTAGGTTAGATGGGAAGGCTCGAATGAAGGAACAAGGAAAAACTGGGGGGCGATCGCATGCGGTTTCATTCGCAAAATGATTTGTACGGCGTATTCGAAAATATGACCGACGAAGAAATCGTCACCGATGCAAAAGAAAAAGAAAATTCCATTGCACTTGACTTTCTAATCAATAAATACCGGAACTTCGTAAGAGCCAAGGCCAGATCCTATTTTCTGATTGGCGCAGACCGCGAGGATATTATTCAGGAAGGCATGATTGGTCTATATAAGGCCATTCGTGATTTTCGCGGTGATAAGCTGTCTTCGTTCCGGGCTTTTGCAGAGCTTTGCGTTACTCGCCAAATTATTACGGCGATTAAGACGGCTACGCGGCAAAAGCATATTCCATTGAACTCCTATGTTTCCCTAAATAAACCAATCTATGACGAAGATTCCGACCGGACGCTGCTGGATGTGCTTTCGGGTTCGAAAATTTCAGATCCGGAAGAACTTGTAATCAGCCGGGAAGAGTTCAGCGACATTGAAGAAAAAATGGGACAAATTCTCAGTGACTTGGAATGGAAGGTTCTCATGGCGTACTTGGACGGCAAGTCCTATCAGGAAATCGCCGTGGAGCTGGACCGTCATGTGAAATCGATCGACAACGCCTTGCAGCGGGTCAAACGGAAACTGGAACGATATTTGGACAATCGAGGTGAAGACGGGGATGCCATAAGCCGCACCCTTCCGACGCGGGAGTTGGGCGTGGAATTTTTGGGACCTGATTTTCGAGATAAGACATGAAACTGGCTCCCCCGTAGGGGAGCTTTTGCTTTGCACTTCTTCCGGCAGGGAGGAAAGGGTTTTCTGACGAAGTTGTCGAATCTAAATCCTTGAAAGTATAAACGGCAATTTTTCATTTCGGGAAATTCACGTTAGAGATTTTTAGCGGCAAGAGAAGACCGAATCGAAAGAGCAGTGTAGTAAAGAATCGTTGAATAGGTCGGCGGATTTAAAAAAAGGGGGAAATAAGATGGCCATTGTACAGCAAATTGTGGAATGTGTTCATGATGCAGCCCAAACCACGGATAAAATGGTGTTGCTCATCGGCGCCCCTGGCAGCGGGAAAAGCAAGATTTTGCGAGAGTTAGCCAGCATGCGCGGTTGGAAATATGTTGAAGGTAAAGAGGTATTGCCGAAGGAATGGCGGCCGGCGGCTCATGTGTCACGGCAGGCGGAAGCGGCTCGGGCGATAACCAAGGCGTTGGCGGCGCTAGGCGCCGACGTAGTGCTGCTGGATAATATGCGGAATTTTTTCGCAGCCGAGCTGGAATTGCAACCGGTAGAATTGCTGCGGACTATTAGCAAAAAACAGACGCTGCTGGTGGCTTGGCCCGGAGAATATCACGAGGGCGTAATTTCACACTTGCGGGGAGCGACTGGCGAGCGGCTGGAATATCCATTGACCGATATTACGGTTATTCAAATCGACTAAAAAAACGCGGCGTAAGCCGCGCTTTTTTATTATGCTTCGTTGACGGTCTAGGCGATGAAGGGTAATATAAGGAGGTATTCTTACAACGAGGAGGCCTTTTTGTGGAGAACTTGCTTATTGCAGTAATTATTGGCGTGGTGGAAGGAGTTACTGAATTTTTACCGGTTTCATCGACTGGACATATGATTTTAGCCGGGCATCTAATGGGGTTTGAAGGGGAAGTTGCCAGCGTATTTGAAGTGTTTATCCAATTGGGCGCTATTTTGTCGGTATTGTTCCTCTATCGGGATAAGTTTGCAGCTATGATGCCGCGAAATGGTCGGAAGACAGGTTTTCGCTCGGCCTTGCAGTGGCAGCACGTAGCGGTAGGTATTATTCCGGTTATGGGCGTGGGGTATTTGCTGCACAAAGCGATTAAGACGTACTTGTTTTCTCCCTTTACTGTTATTGTTGGGTTAGTAATAGGCGCTGTTTTGATGTTGGCTGCAGAAAAGTGGGCCCAAATGCGACGCCCCAGAACGTGCGACGTGGATGAAATAACCTTAAAACAGGCATTTTGGGTAGGGTTGTTCCAAATTTTGTCTTTGTGGCCTGGCTTTTCACGTTCTGGCTCTACTATTTCAGGAGGCTTGTTCGTCGGACTTAGCCGCAAAGCTGCGGCCGACTTTTCTTTTATTATTTCCGTGCCGTTGATGTTTGTAGCGTGTTTTTATGACTTGCTAAAAGTGTGGGGACAATTAAACGCTGACCATTTGTTTATGATTGGCGTCGGGTTTGTTACCGCTTTTATTGTAGCGTATGCCTCGGTGATATGGTTTTTGCGCTTCTTGAATCAATCTACCTTGGCTTCGTTTGCGTATTATCGGTTTGTCTTGGCGGCAGTCAGTTACTACTTCTTTTACGGTATTTAAAATTAGTGCGAAATTAAGTCTTTACAAGTCGCGGAGGACGTGATAATATACATAAGCGTCGAGCAGGTGACACTCCTGAACTTCGAAACCGCAGCAAAAAAAGCGGTTGACAGGGAAAAGGAAATGATGTACAATCAATTTCGTCACTGAGGGGCGCGGCAGAAACGCTGGCGTAGCTCAATTGGCAGAGCAGCTGATTTGTAATCAGCAGGTTGGGGGTTCGATTCCTCTCGCCAGCTCCAAAACTCAATATTGTACCGTGGAGAGGTTCCCGAGTGGTTAAAGGGAGCAGACTGTAAATCTGCCGGCTCTGCCTTCGAAGGTTCGAATCCTTCCCTCTCCACCACTAATGACGCGGGGTGGAGCAGTTGGTAGCTCGTCGGGCTCATAACCCGAAGGCCGCAGGTTCAAGTCCTGCCCCCGCAACCAATGGTTTGATGCTGATGTAGCTCAGTCGGTAGAGCGTATCCTTGGTAAGGATAAGGTCACCGGTTCAAATCCGGTCATCAGCTCCATAATATTAGGCGGCGTAGCTCAGTTGGCTAGAGCATGCGGTTCATACCCGCAGTGTCCGGGGTTCGAGTCCCTGCGCCGCCACCAGTACTGGCATGAAACCGCGATTACGCGGTTTTTTCTTTTTTCTCAAAGGCAGCAGGATTTTCCACCGCCAGAGCGAAAAGAATAATCGTACATTCGCTAAGCAAGCTGGCGAAAACTCTTTTTAAAGGAGAGAAGTAGAAGAATGGCAAAACAGAAGTTTGAAAGAAACAAGCCCCATGTGAACATTGGTACCATCGGTCACGTTGACCATGGCAAAACGACTCTGACCGCAGCCATCACGAAAGTATTATCCAAAACAGGTGGCGCTCAGTTTATGGGTTACGACATGATCGACAAGGCGCCGGAAGAGCGCGAACGCGGCATCACCATCAACACCGCCCATGTTGAGTACGAGACGGCTAACCGCCACTATGCTCACGTGGACTGCCCTGGTCATGCTGACTATGTTAAAAACATGATTACCGGTGCTGCGCAGATGGACGGCGGCATTCTGGTGGTAAGCGCCGCTGACGGCCCGATGCCCCAGACCCGCGAGCACATCCTGCTGAGCCGCCAGGTTGGCGTGCCGGCTCTGGTTGTATTCTTGAACAAAGCAGACATGGTTGACGATCCGGAATTGATGGAACTGGTGGAAATGGAAGTTCGCGAATTGCTCTCGAGCTACGAATTCCCCGGCGACGACATCCCGGTCATCAGCGGCTCGGCCTTGAAAGCGCTGGAAGGCGACGCCGAGTATGAGCAGAAAATCCTTGATTTGATGGCAGCTGTTGACAGCTACATCCCTACTCCTGAACGCGATACCGACAAAGCATTCCTGATGCCTGTCGAGGACGTCTTCACGATTACCGGCCGCGGCACCGTGGCTACGGGCCGTGTGGAACGTGGCGTTGTCAAAGTGGGCGACACGATTGAAATCGTAGGCATGATGGAAGAAGCGAAACAAACGGTCTGCACAGGCGTGGAAATGTTCCGCAAATTGCTGGACTCCGCTGTAGCTGGCGACAACATCGGCGCGCTGCTGCGCGGCGTTGAGCGCAAAGACATCCAGCGCGGCCAGGTTTTGGCTAAGCCGGGTTCCATTAAGCCTCACACGAAATTCATGGGCGAAGTATACGTCCTGTCCAAAGAAGAAGGCGGCCGTCACACTCCGTTCTTTAACGGCTATCGTCCGCAGTTCTACTTCCGTACGACCGACGTAACCGGCGTGATCACCTTGCCTGAAGGCACGGAAATGGTTATGCCTGGCGACAACGTGCAGATGGCAATCGAACTGATTACCCCCATCGCCGTTGAAGAAGGTCTGCGTTTTGCTATCCGCGAAGGCGGCCGCACTGTCGGCGCCGGCGTAGTTACCGCAATCAACGCGTAACTTTGGTGAGTTGTTACAGTGCAATAAACGCATGCTTTGCCTGAGCGTGGTTACTGCGTTGCGGCAAGCGCCAACCCGGGGAGCGTCAACTCCCTGGGTTGTTCTTTGCCGGGCGTAAAGACGTATGGAATGTTGTTGACAGCCCAGGGGAAGTGTGCTAAATTGTATTAGTAACGTTTGCAATATAATGATTTTTGCAGGTAAGAGAGGTACAGACGATGCGTAACGCGATTACGTTGGCTTGTACGGAATGCAAACAACGCAACTATCAGTCCAATAAGAACAAGAAAAACGATCCTGATCGTATTG
Proteins encoded:
- the tuf gene encoding elongation factor Tu; the encoded protein is MAKQKFERNKPHVNIGTIGHVDHGKTTLTAAITKVLSKTGGAQFMGYDMIDKAPEERERGITINTAHVEYETANRHYAHVDCPGHADYVKNMITGAAQMDGGILVVSAADGPMPQTREHILLSRQVGVPALVVFLNKADMVDDPELMELVEMEVRELLSSYEFPGDDIPVISGSALKALEGDAEYEQKILDLMAAVDSYIPTPERDTDKAFLMPVEDVFTITGRGTVATGRVERGVVKVGDTIEIVGMMEEAKQTVCTGVEMFRKLLDSAVAGDNIGALLRGVERKDIQRGQVLAKPGSIKPHTKFMGEVYVLSKEEGGRHTPFFNGYRPQFYFRTTDVTGVITLPEGTEMVMPGDNVQMAIELITPIAVEEGLRFAIREGGRTVGAGVVTAINA
- the rlmB gene encoding 23S rRNA (guanosine(2251)-2'-O)-methyltransferase RlmB; the encoded protein is MEDVIAGRNSVGEALKSGRPLNKLLIAKGERQGSLRELAGIAKDKGILIQEVEPQRLAQLAPGQRHQGVVAMASPVEYAEVEDILAAAEAKGEAPLLVVLDELEDPHNLGAVLRSVDAAGAHGVIIPKRRSCPLSTTVAKTSAGAVEYVPVARVSNLAQTLDKLKKAGIWVAGCDMDGTENYFEASLKGPLALVIGGEGRGLGRLVKEHCDFLVRIPMQGHVNSLNASVACSLVLYEAVRQRLQSV
- a CDS encoding undecaprenyl-diphosphate phosphatase; protein product: MENLLIAVIIGVVEGVTEFLPVSSTGHMILAGHLMGFEGEVASVFEVFIQLGAILSVLFLYRDKFAAMMPRNGRKTGFRSALQWQHVAVGIIPVMGVGYLLHKAIKTYLFSPFTVIVGLVIGAVLMLAAEKWAQMRRPRTCDVDEITLKQAFWVGLFQILSLWPGFSRSGSTISGGLFVGLSRKAAADFSFIISVPLMFVACFYDLLKVWGQLNADHLFMIGVGFVTAFIVAYASVIWFLRFLNQSTLASFAYYRFVLAAVSYYFFYGI
- the sigH gene encoding RNA polymerase sporulation sigma factor SigH, giving the protein MRFHSQNDLYGVFENMTDEEIVTDAKEKENSIALDFLINKYRNFVRAKARSYFLIGADREDIIQEGMIGLYKAIRDFRGDKLSSFRAFAELCVTRQIITAIKTATRQKHIPLNSYVSLNKPIYDEDSDRTLLDVLSGSKISDPEELVISREEFSDIEEKMGQILSDLEWKVLMAYLDGKSYQEIAVELDRHVKSIDNALQRVKRKLERYLDNRGEDGDAISRTLPTRELGVEFLGPDFRDKT
- the rpmG gene encoding 50S ribosomal protein L33, whose amino-acid sequence is MRNAITLACTECKQRNYQSNKNKKNDPDRIELSKYCKFCKKHTVHKETK
- the brxF gene encoding BREX-3 system P-loop-containing protein BrxF — encoded protein: MAIVQQIVECVHDAAQTTDKMVLLIGAPGSGKSKILRELASMRGWKYVEGKEVLPKEWRPAAHVSRQAEAARAITKALAALGADVVLLDNMRNFFAAELELQPVELLRTISKKQTLLVAWPGEYHEGVISHLRGATGERLEYPLTDITVIQID